DNA from Blattabacterium sp. (Cryptocercus kyebangensis):
ACGAGATAAGTTGATGAGTAATATTTTTATTTCTCCTCTATAATCTGAATCGATAGTCCCTGGATTGTTGAGAACAGTTAGACCATGACGTAAGGCTAATCCGCTTCTAGGTCGTATTTGAGCTTCATATCCTGTAGGGATTTCTATGAAAATACCTGTTTTTATGATTTTTCTTTCCATAGATGGAATAATAATCTCTTTTTCCAGATATGCTTGTAAGTCTATCCCTGCTGCTCCTTCTGTAGCATAATCTGGAAAAATATGATGGGATAAATTACG
Protein-coding regions in this window:
- the dut gene encoding dUTP diphosphatase, whose amino-acid sequence is MSVIIKIRNLSHHIFPDYATEGAAGIDLQAYLEKEIIIPSMERKIIKTGIFIEIPTGYEAQIRPRSGLALRHGLTVLNNPGTIDSDYRGEIKILLINLSRHSFTVKDGDRIAQIIVYPYEKVKWNEIKKK